A region of Blastocatellia bacterium DNA encodes the following proteins:
- the nuoE gene encoding NADH-quinone oxidoreductase subunit NuoE produces MTLVPVEAEKKIDEIIARYPVRRSALLPVLWVVQRHVGYLPDEALAWVADKLGLTFMDVATTVSFYTMFTRRPLGRYHIQVCTNVSCLLGGCEEIEAHLKKKLGIGFGETTPDGRFTLSEVECIGACSWAPAMQINFDFHHHLTPEKVDRILDALP; encoded by the coding sequence ATGACGCTCGTGCCTGTCGAGGCGGAGAAGAAAATTGACGAGATCATCGCTCGCTATCCGGTGCGGCGGTCGGCCCTGCTGCCGGTCCTCTGGGTGGTGCAGCGGCACGTGGGCTACCTTCCCGATGAGGCGCTCGCCTGGGTGGCCGACAAACTGGGGCTCACGTTCATGGACGTGGCCACGACCGTCAGCTTCTACACCATGTTCACCCGTCGGCCTCTGGGCCGGTACCACATCCAGGTGTGCACCAACGTCTCCTGCCTGCTTGGCGGATGCGAGGAGATCGAAGCCCATCTCAAGAAAAAACTCGGCATCGGATTTGGCGAAACGACGCCCGATGGCCGTTTCACCCTCTCCGAAGTCGAATGCATCGGCGCGTGCAGTTGGGCTCCGGCCATGCAGATCAACTTCGACTTCCATCATCACCTGACGCCGGAGAAAGTGGATCGGATTCTCGATGCGCTGCCCTGA
- the nuoH gene encoding NADH-quinone oxidoreductase subunit NuoH, whose amino-acid sequence MDLVIEATLKIVIVLFVILTVLAYLVLLERKVLGWIQLRYGPNRVGPWGLLQPLADLIKFLFKEDVMPTTPNRILFTLAPMIILIPALMTYAVIPFGESIELLGRRIALHITSLDVGLLYIFALGSLGVYGIVLAGWSSNSKYSLLGGLRSAAQLISYELALTLSVVGVLIQAGSLDLVEIVRAQSGTYFGFIPRWHVFWYQPLGFLLFFIAAVAETNRVPFDLPEAETELVAGYHTEYSATKFAMFFVAEYANMFTVSALATTLFLGGWNGPGVDRWPLLGVVYFGAKTAIFIFIYIWLRATLPRFRYDQLMAFGWKFLVPMALLNIFISSAIALAA is encoded by the coding sequence ATGGACCTGGTCATCGAAGCGACACTCAAGATCGTCATCGTGCTCTTTGTTATCCTCACGGTCCTGGCCTACCTCGTGCTGCTGGAGCGAAAGGTGCTGGGGTGGATTCAACTCCGCTATGGACCCAACCGGGTGGGCCCCTGGGGACTCTTGCAACCGCTGGCCGACCTCATCAAGTTCCTGTTCAAAGAAGATGTCATGCCCACGACGCCCAATCGCATCCTCTTCACGCTGGCTCCCATGATCATCCTCATTCCCGCTCTGATGACCTATGCCGTGATTCCCTTTGGCGAGAGCATCGAGCTGTTGGGTCGGCGCATCGCGCTTCACATCACGAGCCTTGATGTGGGACTCCTCTATATCTTCGCTCTGGGCAGCCTGGGAGTCTACGGCATCGTCCTCGCCGGTTGGTCGTCCAACAGCAAGTATTCGTTGCTCGGAGGACTGCGGTCGGCGGCGCAACTGATCAGTTACGAGCTGGCGCTGACGCTCTCGGTGGTCGGCGTTCTCATTCAGGCGGGATCGCTCGATTTGGTGGAGATCGTGCGGGCGCAATCGGGCACCTACTTTGGCTTCATTCCCCGCTGGCACGTCTTCTGGTATCAACCGCTCGGCTTCCTGTTGTTTTTCATTGCGGCGGTGGCCGAGACCAATCGCGTTCCCTTCGACCTGCCGGAAGCCGAGACCGAACTGGTCGCCGGATACCATACCGAATACAGCGCCACTAAGTTCGCCATGTTCTTTGTCGCCGAATATGCCAATATGTTCACCGTGTCGGCGCTGGCGACGACGCTCTTTCTCGGAGGGTGGAACGGGCCGGGAGTGGATCGGTGGCCGCTGCTCGGTGTGGTTTACTTCGGGGCGAAGACGGCCATCTTCATCTTCATCTATATCTGGCTGCGGGCGACGCTGCCGCGATTCCGCTACGATCAGCTCATGGCCTTCGGCTGGA
- the nuoF gene encoding NADH-quinone oxidoreductase subunit NuoF: MEKPKVLSARFDLPDSHRLEVYRRTGGYRALEKALREMTPEDVIEEVKKSALRGRGGAGFSTGLKWSFVPKDSGKPTYVICNADESEPGTCKDRLIMEKDPHAMIEGILIAAYAIGAHLAFIYIRGEYWYLKEIVEGAVEEARAGGYVGANILGSGFDCDIIVHPGAGAYICGEETALMESLEGKRAYPRIKPPFPAVVGLYGCPTIINNVETLASVPPIILNGGDWFRRLGTEKSGGTRLFAVSGHVERPGVYELPMGYPMKAMIYEDCGGIRQGRCLKAVIPGGSSAPILTAEEAEACTLDFESLAALRSMLGSGAIIIMDETTDLVKVVYRIARFYAHESCGWCVPCREGTRWMVKILERLLSGRGRTRDLDLLYDLARNIFGTTHCPLGDAAAWAVYPAIEKFRADFEKYVTQPTVALTTVPAG; this comes from the coding sequence ATGGAAAAGCCGAAGGTTTTGAGCGCACGCTTTGATCTGCCCGATTCGCACCGGCTGGAGGTCTATCGGCGGACGGGCGGTTATCGAGCCCTGGAGAAGGCGCTCCGCGAGATGACGCCCGAGGACGTCATCGAGGAGGTGAAAAAGTCAGCTCTGCGGGGGCGCGGAGGAGCCGGCTTCTCCACCGGACTGAAATGGAGTTTCGTCCCCAAAGACTCTGGCAAGCCCACCTACGTCATCTGCAACGCCGATGAGAGCGAGCCGGGAACCTGCAAGGATCGGCTCATCATGGAGAAAGACCCGCACGCGATGATCGAGGGGATTCTCATCGCCGCCTATGCCATCGGCGCGCATCTGGCGTTCATTTACATTCGGGGCGAGTACTGGTATTTGAAGGAGATCGTCGAGGGGGCGGTGGAGGAAGCGCGGGCCGGGGGCTACGTCGGCGCGAATATTCTCGGCAGCGGATTCGACTGCGACATCATCGTACATCCCGGAGCCGGCGCTTACATCTGCGGCGAAGAGACGGCGCTCATGGAATCACTCGAGGGCAAACGCGCCTACCCCCGCATCAAGCCGCCATTTCCCGCCGTCGTGGGACTCTACGGCTGTCCCACCATCATCAATAACGTGGAGACGCTCGCCTCGGTGCCGCCGATCATCCTCAACGGCGGCGATTGGTTTCGTCGTCTGGGCACGGAAAAAAGTGGAGGGACGCGCCTGTTCGCCGTCAGCGGTCATGTCGAGCGTCCGGGCGTTTATGAATTGCCGATGGGCTATCCGATGAAGGCGATGATCTATGAGGATTGCGGCGGGATTCGTCAGGGCCGATGCCTGAAAGCCGTCATCCCCGGAGGCTCCTCGGCTCCCATCCTCACGGCGGAAGAGGCCGAAGCCTGCACGCTCGACTTTGAGTCTCTGGCGGCGCTCCGGTCCATGCTCGGCAGCGGAGCCATCATCATCATGGACGAAACGACCGATCTGGTGAAGGTCGTCTATCGGATCGCGCGATTTTATGCGCACGAATCCTGTGGTTGGTGCGTGCCCTGTCGAGAGGGAACGCGCTGGATGGTCAAAATCCTGGAGCGGTTGCTCAGCGGCCGGGGGCGAACCCGAGACCTCGACCTGCTCTACGATCTGGCCAGGAACATCTTCGGCACGACGCACTGTCCGCTGGGCGATGCGGCGGCCTGGGCCGTCTACCCGGCCATTGAGAAGTTTCGCGCCGATTTCGAGAAGTATGTGACGCAGCCCACGGTGGCGCTGACGACGGTTCCCGCCGGATAG
- a CDS encoding molybdopterin-dependent oxidoreductase: protein MEKVTLTINGKQIEAPRGALLLEVCERAGFPVPNFCYYKDLPPQAACRMCLVRVEKIGRLQTACTLRVTDGMVVTTESDEIRQVRRAMVDFILSNHPLDCPVCDKGGECELQWMSVNYGQLLARMDEPKDPTGEYKLSPFIWLDPQRCILCYRCIRVCDEWVGNHALGVRGRGAHSVIVGNRPDGQLECENCGNCVEVCPVGALTSANFRFQARPWDIQDTVTTCTYCGDGCQMRLSVRNGRIVRAWAKDLTKMDSEFRWKVLFSFTTARQETHNWINEEFLCLKGRYGNEFVNSPERIRTPLLRRGNQWEPVSWDEALRVVADRLAEIKRRSGPESIACIGSPRLTNEDLYIFARFGREVLGTPWVTHISDHDWRPFFRRLTVPLITQPELRQQVKTIVLLGGNPPEYNPLTAYSLRRAVQLTGARLVIVGSRPLSRMKEASHFFHIRPRSEAAVMLALLDESQSERAARATALAPEQIHQLRRLLTESESLALVVSRDLSDVALEAAAVVGGLLAADGSRRVRVLPLLRFNNSLGALDMGLVADLPAPEDIGPKIKALYLMGADMARFCGPAWCDALARAEFVVTHELFMTRTAELAHVVLPAMSFAELDGTFTNNGGQVQRIRRALDIGGDRRPDWMIIDQIVHRMGRDFGYHLSVTNIFREITSHVPGYEGITFAQLDRESAVKTMRPLVPLEESDRQELIQRLQVAVEAIDLSVEKITEPAPLGTGLFEPGTLTEHVPLLRAAFGWDAPVDAGTR from the coding sequence ATGGAAAAAGTCACGCTCACGATCAACGGAAAACAGATCGAGGCTCCCCGGGGGGCCCTGCTTCTGGAAGTGTGCGAACGGGCCGGATTTCCCGTGCCCAATTTTTGCTACTACAAGGACCTGCCTCCGCAGGCCGCCTGTCGCATGTGTCTGGTGCGGGTGGAGAAAATCGGACGGCTGCAAACGGCCTGCACCCTGCGGGTGACCGACGGGATGGTCGTGACGACCGAAAGCGACGAGATCCGTCAGGTCCGTCGGGCGATGGTGGATTTCATCCTCTCCAATCACCCGCTCGATTGTCCGGTCTGCGATAAAGGCGGCGAGTGCGAACTCCAGTGGATGAGCGTCAACTACGGCCAACTGCTGGCGCGAATGGACGAGCCGAAAGACCCCACCGGCGAGTATAAACTGAGCCCGTTCATCTGGCTCGATCCCCAGCGATGCATTCTCTGTTACCGCTGCATTCGCGTCTGCGATGAATGGGTGGGCAATCATGCCCTGGGCGTGCGGGGCCGGGGCGCGCACAGCGTCATTGTGGGGAATCGGCCCGACGGTCAGCTCGAGTGCGAGAATTGCGGCAACTGCGTCGAGGTCTGTCCCGTCGGCGCTCTCACGAGTGCGAACTTTCGCTTCCAGGCGCGACCGTGGGATATTCAGGATACGGTGACGACCTGCACCTACTGCGGCGATGGCTGTCAGATGCGCCTCAGCGTGCGCAACGGGCGCATCGTTCGAGCCTGGGCCAAAGACCTCACCAAGATGGACAGCGAATTTCGCTGGAAAGTTCTCTTCAGCTTCACCACGGCGCGACAGGAAACCCACAACTGGATCAACGAGGAGTTCCTCTGCCTCAAGGGGCGATACGGCAACGAATTCGTCAACAGTCCCGAGCGAATCCGCACGCCTCTGCTTCGTCGGGGGAATCAGTGGGAGCCGGTCAGTTGGGACGAGGCGCTGCGGGTGGTGGCGGATCGGCTGGCGGAGATCAAGCGACGCTCCGGCCCCGAGAGCATCGCCTGCATCGGATCGCCCCGGCTGACCAACGAAGACCTCTACATCTTCGCCCGATTCGGGCGGGAAGTTCTCGGCACGCCGTGGGTGACGCACATCAGCGATCATGATTGGCGACCTTTTTTCCGACGGTTGACCGTTCCGCTCATCACGCAACCGGAACTGCGCCAGCAGGTGAAGACGATCGTTCTCCTCGGCGGCAATCCGCCCGAGTACAATCCGCTGACGGCCTACAGTCTGCGCCGGGCCGTGCAACTGACGGGCGCTCGACTGGTGATCGTCGGGTCGCGGCCTCTCAGCCGGATGAAAGAAGCCAGTCATTTCTTCCACATTCGTCCGCGATCGGAAGCGGCCGTGATGCTGGCGTTGCTCGATGAGTCACAGAGTGAAAGGGCAGCCCGGGCGACGGCGCTCGCGCCGGAGCAGATCCACCAATTGCGACGCCTGCTGACCGAGAGCGAGAGTCTGGCGCTTGTGGTCAGTCGTGATCTGAGCGATGTCGCACTGGAAGCTGCTGCCGTTGTCGGTGGCCTTCTGGCGGCGGACGGATCGCGCCGGGTTCGCGTGCTGCCGCTTCTGCGGTTTAACAATTCGCTGGGGGCTCTCGATATGGGGCTGGTGGCCGATCTCCCCGCCCCCGAAGACATCGGGCCGAAGATCAAAGCCCTCTACCTCATGGGCGCCGATATGGCCCGCTTCTGCGGCCCGGCCTGGTGCGACGCTCTGGCCCGAGCGGAGTTCGTCGTCACCCACGAGCTGTTTATGACCCGGACGGCAGAGCTGGCTCACGTCGTTTTGCCCGCCATGAGCTTTGCCGAACTCGACGGAACCTTCACCAACAACGGCGGCCAGGTTCAGCGCATTCGGCGCGCTCTGGACATCGGAGGCGACCGACGACCGGATTGGATGATCATTGACCAGATCGTTCATCGGATGGGACGGGATTTCGGATATCACCTCTCGGTCACCAATATCTTCCGCGAGATCACAAGTCATGTCCCCGGCTACGAAGGAATCACCTTCGCTCAACTGGATCGGGAGAGTGCGGTGAAAACGATGCGGCCTCTCGTCCCACTGGAAGAAAGTGATCGGCAGGAGCTTATCCAACGACTGCAGGTCGCCGTCGAGGCCATTGATCTCTCGGTGGAAAAAATCACCGAGCCGGCTCCTCTGGGAACGGGACTCTTTGAACCGGGGACGCTCACCGAGCACGTCCCGTTGCTGCGGGCGGCCTTTGGCTGGGATGCGCCGGTGGATGCCGGGACTCGGTGA